ATAATATTTCATGCCTGTCCGCCGACAGGAGGAATTAGATTTCAGAAATCGATTTCGATTCGATGATTATCCATTTGCGTCATTCCCCCGCGGCGGCGGGGGAATCCAGAAATCCGCCAGTGGCGGACGGAGCTGTATGTTAAACCAATGGTGGATAACAAAAACACCGTGCCCCGTGTCCGCAGACAGGCGGGCGCCGGCAGGCAGGAGCTGTCAGCATGACCAATCTCTGGATTCCCAATCAAGTTGGGAATGACGCGGGCAGTGTTGGGAATGACGCGGGCAGTGCGGGAATGACATCACTATAGCATCCGTCTAAGGCGGACAAAAGGCCGGACAGTAGTGATATTTTTATTAAATAAAATAGCCATTAATAAAACTATATCAGATTATACAATTCATCCAAAGCCATAACCGGGCAAGTTTCGCAATCAAATGAGCCTAATGAATTGATCATTGTTGAAAGCTCAAAAGCGGTTTCGATATTGGGAGCTTCCGTAAGAAAAAGGTAATCATATTGCCCCAGTATAGCATATGCGTTTAGAATTTTGGCATCTTTGGCTTTGAACATATTGCTCATATCTACGATTCTTTGCTTAAGTTCTTTGATATTCTTCTTACCCTCTAAGGTGCCTTTGACAATAACTACAAATTTTGGCATGATTCTCTCCTCTTGTAATATTATAATTTTAAACTAAATACCCGAATAATATCATATATTATTAAACAGGCAAATTAGATGAATGTCAAGCAATATCTACTTTGGGGTTTCCCCATTTTTTGAAAAACTCCTGATTATTATTATGGTTTCCGAGATACAATATTAGCATAACTAATCAATATTATAAGTATCAGGCGACAGAAAAATCGTTTTACAAACCAATGTCTTTTCTAATCCAGTATTCGCCAACATAAGGAATATACCTGCGCTCATATTCATCCCATATTCTTTGATAGCTCTCCCTGCTTGTATGTTCGCCAAGGCTTGGTTTATAGCGGCCATCCGGCAAAAGAATTGCCCTGCAGGCATAGATAATGTCGGGTTTCAAGTTCAGGACATATTCAATATCCCATCGTTCATGGCCGGGAGCGCCTTTTATCCTTTTGCCCTCTTTTGCGATATGCTTATTGGTCAACCCCAGCATGTCGATTATATGCGCCTCTGAATAGTAGCCAATTGCGCCAATCGGATTAGAGGCGATTACCAGATTTGGGCGCTGCTCTTTTAGGTGCCTGAAATGCTCGCAGAGCGCTTTCCAATCATTAATCTGCTTTCTGTGTTTGAATATGAATTCCGTAGGGTAGGCTTTTGTAAGAACTCCATGCTGGTACCCGGCAAATACAAATGCTGATATAACAAGAATAGAAACCAGCTTACCGGCTTTTAGCATTGTTAAGAGCTTTAATATGCCGAATGCCGATGCTATGGCAATAAAGGGAACCACCGGCATATAAAACCTGGAGTAGGGAGCCCAGTCGCCGGAGGCATAAACATTAAATATACTGTAAAGCAAAATTATTATCACGAGTGTTCTAATGCAGCTGTTTTTAAAGTAGCAATACATGAAATATATAGCGGGAATAAAATAGAGGATACCGCCGCCATATATAAAGAATTTTAGAAGATACCAGCCTCCCCGTATATATTTAATTATATCAAAGCCAGGCGTTTTTGTATAAAAAGTGTTGGGTAATAAATCTCCATAATATGAATACCGCCATAGAAGATGTGTTAGAAGGATAACTATAATTGGCAGAATAAATACTAAGATATTCTTCAACTGCTTTTTAAGATTGCCGTTTTTTACCTGCAATAATTCATTTATTATAATAGCGACC
The Candidatus Zixiibacteriota bacterium genome window above contains:
- a CDS encoding GYD domain-containing protein translates to MPKFVVIVKGTLEGKKNIKELKQRIVDMSNMFKAKDAKILNAYAILGQYDYLFLTEAPNIETAFELSTMINSLGSFDCETCPVMALDELYNLI